In the Nocardioides marmotae genome, CCGGCGCCGGTGCGCGCGACGTCCACGTGGACCGCGGCGGGCGCGGGGGCCTCGTGGGCGCGGCGGTCCTGGTCGTGGCCGTCCTCGTGCTCGCGCTCTGGGTCCCCTACAACGTCTCGCTGGGCACCCTGAGCCAGCTGGTCGGCCTCTTCGCGCTGATCATCCTGGCCACGACGTGGAACCTGCTGGCCGGCTACGGCGGCCTGGTCTCCATCGGCCAGCAGGCCTTCATCGGCGCGGGCGGCTACGGCGTCATCTACCTCGCCGACACCGTCGGGGTGCCGCTCATCGGGGCGCTGGCCCTGGCGGCGGTGGTCTGCGGGCTGCTGGCGCTGATGACCTCGTTCCTGGTCTTCCGGCTGGTCGGCGGCTACTTCGCGATCGGCACCTGGGTGGTGGCGGAGGTCTTCAAGCTGGTGACCACCCAGGTCGACGCGCTCGGCGGCGGGTCGGGGCTCTCCCTCGGCGCCTTCCGCGGCGTGGACCGGGTCGACCGGGTCGCGACCGTCTACTGGCTGGGCCTGGGCCTCGCGGTGCTCGTCGTCGTGGCGACGTACCTGCTCATGCGCTCGCGCGTCGGGCTCGGCCTCACCGCGATCCGCGACGACGCCAAGGCGGCCTCC is a window encoding:
- a CDS encoding branched-chain amino acid ABC transporter permease, translating into MSPTPTTNPAGPAAAPADLLAGAGARDVHVDRGGRGGLVGAAVLVVAVLVLALWVPYNVSLGTLSQLVGLFALIILATTWNLLAGYGGLVSIGQQAFIGAGGYGVIYLADTVGVPLIGALALAAVVCGLLALMTSFLVFRLVGGYFAIGTWVVAEVFKLVTTQVDALGGGSGLSLGAFRGVDRVDRVATVYWLGLGLAVLVVVATYLLMRSRVGLGLTAIRDDAKAASGLGVDVRRWQRTVYVASSAGAGLAGALIAVNTLRVSPDSIYSVSWSAFMIFIVVIGGLGTIEGPILGAVVFFVLQQQLADQGTWYLVAVGALAIAVVLLAPRGLWGALTRDRLHLFPVGRRVRVAERSGRPAADA